From Uloborus diversus isolate 005 unplaced genomic scaffold, Udiv.v.3.1 scaffold_536, whole genome shotgun sequence, one genomic window encodes:
- the LOC129233570 gene encoding uncharacterized protein LOC129233570, producing MGMSTDMTPRYISVNPSGQMTYVLETSSINLAQVQLAVPASEIVLIQDENKSLNLCDNPVLVADVNSDNVSWLGNNVIVLVSQPQEYVVVEQEVVVDSNVAQSWQVGEAAGVTASPTTENVTVKNENFESEIAIEDETSTTVEDAKCWFRDSLITTAALSTLATYVQSNGTTSKSG from the coding sequence ATGGGTATGTCAACTGACATGACTCCCAGATATATATCTGTGAATCCATCTGGACAGATGACTTATGTTTTAGAAACTAGCAGCATCAACTTAGCTCAAGTTCAGTTAGCTGTTCCCGCTTCCGAAATAGTATTGATTCAAGACGAAAATAAGTCACTCAATTTATGTGATAACCCTGTTCTAGTTGCAGACGTCAATTCAGATAACGTCAGCTGGTTAGGAAATAATGTGATAGTCTTAGTCTCACAGCCACAAGAATATGTTGTGGTCGAACAGGAAGTTGTGGTAGATTCTAATGTTGCACAGTCTTGGCAGGTTGGTGAAGCAGCTGGGGTTACTGCCTCCCCGACTACGGAAAATGTGACTGTcaaaaatgagaattttgaatctGAAATAGCTATTGAAGATGAAACCTCCACGACTGTGGAAGATGCCAAATGTTGGTTTCGTGATTCTCTTATTACAACTGCAGCACTTTCTACTCTAGCAACATATGTTCAGTCTAATGGAACAACATCAAAAAGCGGTTGA
- the LOC129233568 gene encoding ceramide-1-phosphate transfer protein-like has translation MSSKLVCPANNEYSLSSNSSDEKFDIQLVYDSFAKCCENIDALNMDHYLTGFKELYRFFSLLGSVFGFVASDIISKVNILEEYQRSENAHEYSTVQSMVEYESSSGITTDTSQPSGSRTLLRLHRSLEFVMSFMRDISTAEADSKTSTIAQKCYKETLSKHHPWLIQKGAYFAMYTLPARQQFIERVSGGPCDSCTVQHYEKVMGDIGEVLRKVYEETHKLYEANNLLDLP, from the exons ATGTCATCAAAACTAGTTTGCCCTGCAAATAATGAATACTCACTTTCTTCAAATAGTTCAGATGAAAAATTTGACATTCAATTAGTGTACGACTCTTTTGCTAAATGCTGTGAAAATATTGATGCATTAAACATGGACCATTACCTTACTGGATTTAAGGAGTTGTACAG ATTCTTTTCATTGCTCGGTTCAGTCTTTGGGTTTGTGGCTTCGGATATCATTAGCAAGGTAAACATTCTTGAAGAGTATCAAAGGTCTGAAAATGCTCATGAATATTCTACTGTTCAATCGATGGTCGAGTATGAAAGTTCCAGCGGGATAACAACCGATACGAGTCAACCGTCTGGATCGAGAACACTCCTCCGTCTACATCGTTCGCTAGAATTTGTGATGTCCTTCATGCGGGATATAAGCACTGCCGAAGCAGATTCTAAAACTTCCACCATAGCTCAGAAGTGTTACAAAGAGACTTTATCCAAGCACCATCCTTGGCTGATACAGAAAGGTGCCTATTTCGCCATGTACACATTACCTGCCAGGCAGCAATTCATAGAGCGTGTTTCTGGCGGCCCGTGTGATTCTTGCACTGTTCAGCATTATGAGAAAGTCATGGGGGACATTGGTGAGGTGCTGAGAAAGGTCTATGAGGAGACGCATAAATTGTATGAAGCAAATAATTTGCTAGATTTACCTTAA